The following proteins are encoded in a genomic region of Procambarus clarkii isolate CNS0578487 chromosome 23, FALCON_Pclarkii_2.0, whole genome shotgun sequence:
- the LOC123764146 gene encoding ribosome-binding protein 1-like: MKVDDTDNGSMKVDDTDNGSMKVDDTDNGSMKVDDTDNGSMKVDDSDNGSMKVDDTDNGSMKVDDSDNGSMKADDTDNGYMKAHNTDNGSMKADNTDNGSMKAHNTDNGSMKADNTDNGSMKADNTDNGSLKAHNTDNGSMKADDSDNGSMKVDDSDNGSMKADDTDNGYMKAHNTDNGSMKADNTDNGSMKAHNTDNGSMKADNTDNGSMKAHNTDNGSMKAHNTDNGSMKADNTENGSMKADDSDNGPMKVRFPG; this comes from the coding sequence ATGAAGGTAGATGATACTGATAATGGGTCAATGAAGGTAGATGATACTGATAATGGGTCAATGAAGGTAGATGATACTGATAATGGGTCAATGAAGGTAGATGATACTGATAATGGGTCAATGAAGGTAGATGATAGTGATAATGGGTCAATGAAGGTAGATGATACTGATAATGGGTCAATGAAGGTAGATGATAGTGATAATGGGTCAATGAAGGCAGACGATACTGATAATGGGTATATGAAGGCACATAATACTGATAATGGGTCAATGAAGGCAGATAATACTGATAATGGGTCAATGAAGGCACATAATACTGATAATGGGTCCATGAAGGCAGATAATACTGATAATGGGTCAATGAAGGCAGATAATACTGATAATGGGTCATTGAAGGCACATAATACTGATAATGGGTCAATGAAGGCAGACGACAGTGATAATGGGTCAATGAAGGTAGATGATAGTGATAATGGGTCAATGAAGGCAGACGATACTGATAATGGGTATATGAAGGCACATAATACTGATAATGGGTCAATGAAGGCAGATAATACTGATAATGGGTCAATGAAGGCACATAATACTGATAATGGGTCAATGAAGGCAGATAATACTGATAATGGGTCAATGAAGGCACATAATACTGATAATGGGTCAATGAAGGCACATAATACTGATAATGGGTCAATGAAGGCAGATAATACTGAAAATGGGTCAATGAAGGCAGACGACAGTGATAATGGGCCAATGAAGGTTCGATTCCCAGGCTga